GCTCGTGCGGTGCGTTCCAGTTGGGCGGGCGCTTTTGCGTGACGTCACATCGACGGGGCGGAGGGGAAGGAGGTGTCGCGACGTCACAGGCTCCGCCCTACGCGCGTCTTTCACCATTTTCGAAATCCTGGGAGCAGTAAACGCTACGGCGGCAGACAACGTCGCGGCCGAGTGTGGTTTCAGTCGAGTCGTTTGGTACGTCCGTCTCCGCGTGCTTGCCAACCGCTGTAACAGTTTCGTCACGCGTGCGCTGGAATATGGCGAGTGTGCTGCCCAGTCCACCGTCCAGCGATGACCACCTGACCACGGCTGGGTTCTTCAGTCACGTGCCGGCTTGGACTACGACGACCATGCTGCCCGGACTTTGTCGAAGGTCAGTACTAAAGAAGGCGTTGACGCTCAGTAGCCCGGCGTTGTAAAAAGACTGTAACTGCACGCTTTGGGGAAAGATTAAGTGCAGAGCAGACACTCACAAAGCCGAAAACACAGGATACGCTGCTGTGAGGGCTCTCTTATGCAGGGtatttcagctaacttgcgccaagtatattTTTAAAATTTGCGGACTCAAAAGAAAAGCTGGAAAAGAATCAGACAAGGCAGTTATGTTAGCATAGATGAAATGATTCAACGTTGTTGAACAAGCGGTACGACTTTTCTATAGAATATTTTTTCTTGGAGTTACATTTTTAAAGGTGAATTAAGCAACGTTTGTTAATTACCAATCTTGGCGGAGTGTCAGTTATGTTATATAGTATAGGTGAAATATTGagacgtttcagaacaagtgctgcAACTTTTGTACTGAAGATTTTTGTTAGTGTTATTAATTAAAAATCTAATCAGGaagtctttgttaattacccagcttggaggattggaaaaaatatcGTGATGTACTGCTtacggctcagaacaatactggggCAATTGGACATGTGTAGCGCATATGCTTGTTTTTTAATGTCAGGTGCAAGTTACCTGAAACACCCTGCATGCGATCCGTCGAAGGGTATTTCTCAAGTTAGCAAGTATGCGTCCCATACTGCTGGCCTTACCTACCGAACAAGATAGATTTCCTTCGTAAGAATATTTTTCCAGTGGATGTGTGTGCTATTTTGGGAGTTGTGCGACCATCTCTTGGTCTGCGCTTACTGTTACCCAAAGTTATGCACCGACTTGCGCAGTACCAAGTTTGGTTGAACTAATAAGGGGGGTCAAGTTGCCATTCGCTATAAAGCCATGCCTGTCCGCTCTTTAAATCACTGAAGGGGCGATTGCGTTGCATGTGCGTGCACGAATTCAATGGCTAAATTCAGAAGCCATGTCAGGATGCCGTGTATTCCCAAGAGCCTCTTTCGCGTAAACCCCAATAACTTCGGTCACCAGAGCTCTGTTCGGAAAATATTGATAAACTGCAAGGGCACGCGAAAAGAAAGTCATGAATCGAGCTTATTGTACAATAAGTCCATCCACCGCTCAcagaaacgcgcaaaaagaacatGCACACAGAGTAAGGCCGTAGTTCCCCACTTCAAGTCTTGTATATACAGAAAAATAACACACACTTTTCAATGAAATCTATCTTAAGAGAGAACTTAAGCCAGTCGTTACGCTGAACGTATTGTAATGTAATGCGGGCGTCTAATCGAAAAGGGCTCTTACGGGCGAAAAGTCGTTTGTGATTTTTGATAAAGATATTCGTAAGTTCGAAGGGACTTTCTCATTTCCTATTATCGAAGACAGTTGCTCTTActtgcgctgcaacgtgagcgcCTTTTTTCCCAAGTTATGATGAACTGACAATAAGCCCGTCCAAGCTGTATTTTGTTCTCCAACGCGCTGCCTTCTCCGTTGAACGAGACTCATGGAAGAGATTGATGTTTCGTGAATTTTCAGTGGTTGATCGTGATTACATTGTAGTTAAATCTAGCTTTATTGCACAGTTGCTTGTTGCAAGGTATACAATCCAATAGTTGACGACTCTAGGTGACGCCATGAGTTCTTATACGAGTGCAAGGAAGATCTAATTACTTTAAGTGTCTGGAAGTCGTCTATTGATGCTGAGCTCGCCTGATACATGTAGAGTAAATAGATTCTTGtatctgtggcacacacccacactGGGGGAATGGATAAAAACCTGGTGGTTTTAAAAGTAAACCCTTAAAGTATAAAATAAGCAATATTTTCTCTGCtaaaagtggtgaaaaaaaaagaaattcgacAAAATTTGAAAATATCAAGAATAGGTGAAAATGATATTGCGGATATAAATAATGAAGCGAAGCTGAAGAATACACCCTAAGAATCTTGTGCCCGAGCGGCCTCGTTTTCTTTATAGAAAGTTTCTCCAGGCGCATACCATAATGAATTCATACGGGCTTGCCCAGTTTTCTATACTTTCGTTTTCTTCTATACCTTCTACTTCAGCTACAACATCAACTGTCGCTTTGTTTATCTGGCGTTCCTTGCGATATGATCGAAATAAGAAAGTCCGTTTCCTAATCGTTGTTTCGAATTGACATTTGGGAGGAATCGGGTCGCCTGTTTGGTTTCTGTAAAATAACTGAATCACCTGTTCAGTGAGCGTGCTCGACTGATTTAGTGGACTAGAGGGATAAGATAAAGGTAAAAAATACATTCAGCATTTCCTCACCGAATGCATGCAGAATGTCGAACCCGTCTAACACTGCAGAGCCCTCACAAAAATATTCATGCATAGCAATAGTGTGAACATTCGAGAAATGAAGTAACATCCTTATATACAAGGGTTTCAATTCACTTACGCTTTCTACATTTCAGTCCTTGCTTCCGCTAGACagaatcgacaaaaaaaaaaaaaacacccgcaTAAACTTGCGCACCGTTATGAAATTGTGTTTATATCCTTCTTCACAACTGATTCGAAATCATGACAACATCTTTTCCCGGCTCTTTGTTCAATCGCAAATTCACGATCCACGTACACAAAAAGGTCATTTGAGTCAATAATGATTAATGTCATATCATTAAGTGAAGACAGCCGGGCGATGACCAGTATCAGGTATGACAACGCAATGTTTTGTATCATGTTCCGGCCCCAAGAAGACAAATAATAATAACGGGACAGAGTATACCTTCATGGTCAGTGCAATGTGCTTCCTCCAGTCGCCATTAGCGTTGAATAAGCAGCCATAATGTTCTGCTCAGCTTAGCGCGAGGTATTGTGTTCGACTCTCAAAGATATTCTGATTGCTTTGCAAAACAAGCCCACCCGCCTAAACCTGTTTTTCGTTAAATATTCTCAGATATTCGATATCGCTCGGCACTTCTCAGTGCGGAGCGATGTCGAATCCGCTGTTCTTGCTTTGCCACATTAGACCCAATTCTAGAAGAAACGTAATATTCAGTGCTTGTGATGATAATTGTGATTACGTAACTGACTTGTTTTCGCGAGTAAGCACAAACGGTTGCCGCGCCATAGGCGGGACATGTTGAACTCTGAAATAGGCTTCATGGTAAGAATGATTTCTTGCATAAAATGGCGTCGAATGAAGTAAAATTCTGGGATAAACTTTCGCTCTGCAGTTGACATAAAGAcggactgatgacaatgaagatcTTCATTGAGCTGTTATGGCCGAGAACCAAAGCTATAGGGTGCCCGACAAAAATTATCTGCCacttcctaactttttttttaaatttttgcccTTTTTACCTATCCAGGTCGGATGTTACTCCTCTTAGGGCTCATTTGCAATTACACTCGAAACAAAATTTTTCTCAAATTTTATAAAGTGGTGGCGCTAAACGTATGGCTAAGCAATATTACATTCCTTGTCACGCAGATCGTACCCGTATGTAAATTTCCTCGTGCTTTTGTAGTGAAACCAACTTTGCTGTTGTGAAAATTGATGTGCAAATGTTTGTTATCTGTTGTTATGCAGACCCGATCCTTATCGCGAATGGTTTACAGTCTGAGGCGTAGTAGTTCTTGAACGCCGCTTACTCGGTGGCCTTGGGTTATACTGTCAATTTCGATAAGGAAAATTTCCTAGTCAACTAAGATGCATTGGTTGGAACTCCACAGCATGATATTAATTGCTCGTTACGGAGCTGCGAAGATTTTTCTTACTTATCATTCAGGGTAGCATGCACCAAGGACAGGAGTGCTAACAGAAACACGAATCCATATGACCACACCATGAACACTGTGAAAAGAACATACATGGTACGAGAGCTTCAGTTACACAATATCGGCTGATGTCCACATGAAATGGGCTTTTGCTATTTCGACAGTGCTCCTCGCTGAACATAGTAAAATTAAGTTCGATTGTTCTACAAGCCGAAACTATAAAATATGATTATGTTGCATTGTGAGTGGTGTATTCTAGATTAACTTTATCCACATACGGGTTTTCTAGCGCGCGCCCAATTCCCAGCACACGGGCTTCTTTTATTTCCCCACTGTCAGAGTGTGGCCGCCAAGGCAGtgattgaacccacgacctcgatcGAAGTTAACGCTGTAATACCAGTGCCCCTAAGCTACCgcaacgttaaaaaaaaagtatttacgAGTACTTTTCTACCATGAACGCATTAATTTTCTACTACCAGCACTTTCATTACCAGTACTTTTCTACAATCTGCACATTAAATATGCGTCATTGCATCAGGGACTTCCATTAGCTTTTGCCAATAGATTGTACATGGGGAACAATATGTCACAAAGAACAGCAGGTGACAGGATATACCGCAGGCAAACTATAAATACAAGAAAGTTAATAAATTTTCTGGATACACAGAAACTGCTTAATATGCCAGATATCCATATGTAGACGATAGGTCCGTGTAttaagcattaaaaaaagtaGAGGTAGCAGTTTAACTCTGAGAATATAAAAAAGACACGTTCGTTTATTGTCCACCCCTGGCCCATGGTACAAGTGGTCTTCAAAGTGTGCTCATAGTGGGATAAATTTAAGTTACCGAAATATTTTCACTTAAACGAAATCTAGAATCACCGCCAGTAACAGTGGCTGCAGTTACTGGCGGTGAAATAAGCGCTATGGATAGGCACAAGCATGGTTTGATCACCAGCGGAATGTTCTAATAAATTACTGCGAATTATCGCTGTTTCAGCGTTGTCTTGAATGGGCCCTGAAATTATAGTCGACTATTATGCTGCATCATTGAAACGCAAGAAACTGCACAACAGGCTACAGCGAGCGCAGGGAATGTTAGAACTTTTTATTGCCCTAATCAGCATCGTCCAAGGTATTCTATGTAATACTTCTTTCAGAACAAAACGGTGATATAACGGACTACCGCGACGGAAGACAATGTTGTTTCATACTTGACAATATCCGCGTACAGTGGTAGGATATTAATATTTTTTATACCATATTCAAAGTACGTGTAAGTGCGCTTCGATGCTTGCTCATTTTTTATTTAGCTTTATTTAGTCAACAGGCTGGCAATTACTAGAATCAAAAGTTGTCGAACCGCTTAAGGATACAGCAACGCAACCAGCAGAAGCAGTCCCTCTAATGCTGTCGTGTATATTGTCGCGCTATAGGCTCAAATGGCGTCTAGTGTAGCGTATAATGGCATATCACATCACGAAAAGCTAAGTCGACATTCTTTTAGTAGGATACTGCAAAGGGACAGGAAATTTCGTGACTTGAATGACGTTCATGGTTGACAACGCAAAAGGACGTGGAGAGAGAAGAGAacagacgacacgagcgctgtcttTCAACGGAATGTTTATTGGAAAGCTCATGAAAATAAACAAAACCGGCTGTTACAAAACATAACGAACGACGACGAATTCAATAAAGAACCGAAAGTGCTGATCTTAGCTTTAATAATGAAAGCGAACTCTTGATCAATAAGAGGGATAGAAGCCTGGGAGGCACATGACTACATGACTACGCATGCTCTCGAATATGAAAGGCCTCGGCGATATCACGGATGTGCTATTCCGGAGGACATATCAGAGTTAAAAAAAAGCAGGTGAACCATCACCTGAACGACATGAGGTTGCATGACATCTAGTGTGGCAGGGTCCCGGATGGGTTGGTGTCTGGAGGTTAACAATATGGCCAGTATTCACAAAAATGTCTTACGCTATAAGACTGCTCGTAAGAGTACTTCAGCCAATCCCGGTGTTGGTGATGTCGATAGCGAGAATGCTGGCCATTTGCGAAGACCACTCACGAATGGGACAAGGAGTGCTATGCCGGACACTGTCGAATTCTGCCATGTTGTTGAATTAACCGCCTTGTCAGCTCTGATTGGCCTAAGGGGCAGCTACGGCCTCTCTAactggcttaaaatgccgccattacgaaatgtGAAAATATGGTGGAACGTGACagcgtccagaatagcaccccattTCGTAAGTAAGTGCTCTTTGCGATTGGTCCGCACGTTTGCTGATGATTTGCGCAGCATGACGACCGTCAAAGGTATCTTTAACGAAAAATTCTAGCGTAAGACATTTTAAAGAGTACGGGCTCAGGAGGGGTCAAATTCAATCTGGGGCACTTTGCCGTGGTAGCTCCCATATAGCGGAGCGGTGTGTTTCGAGTCGTAAAACCAGGTAActcaatgttttttttctctGATTTTTGCAGCAGCCGTGACTTTGACTGCCGACCGTGCACACCGGAGACGCCAGACGACTCGTCCAGTCGGGACTCTGACTCTGGCTGCTCGCCGAACCATGTTCTCAAGGACGATGGTAGCGTACTCCAGGACCCGTGCGcaacggtgacgtcatcttccGCGTCGTCGCCAAAGTCGGCGTACAAGCACGTGCCCCACCGAGAAAAACCTCCGCACCTGGTGGCTCGAAGGAATGCCAGGGAGCGACGCAGAGTGCAGGCGGTGAACAACGCCTTCTGCAGGCTACGGAAGTGCGTGCCGGTCGAGAACAGGGCCAAGAGGCTGTCAAAGGTAAACAAGCTACGTATCTTTTCTGTGCAggttacagcgagagctgttatgcgCCATAGCTGCTACAGCAACGGCTGCTAAACGTGTGCTGTGGAGGCTGTATGGGCAGGAACAGCTGCCTCAGACATCATAAGAACAGCTGCCTCAGTCATCCCTGCTATATGCATAGTCGTGAACACATACTTCAAGTCATGCAGTGTCGCTCTAAATGGATGATACGGTGCATTGAACAAAGATGCTATATCGAAACGTATATCGGCCAGTCTGCCTGGGGCACCTATTACTGCTTATACAACCAGAGGTGTAATTATTCACTAGGTGCCTCTGTAGTTAGATATTTTCTGCACAAGATGAAGCGGCAGATGCTGCGGGCTATCTCTAGGTTAACATGCTTCATTTATTCGCTAACTAACGCCAAGCAGAATGCTAAAAGACATTCGTGACTGGCTGCCTCTGTAGTTGCTGTCTTCTGCACAAGTTACAGCGGCAGGTGCAGTGAGCAAACTCGTGCTAAACAGAGGTGCTAAAGATTTAGTAAATAGCAGTTTCTGTAGTTAGCTGCTGGTTATACAAGGTACAGCTGGCGATATGGGCTGTGAGTCGTAAATGTGATTCTGACTCGCAATGCTAACTAATGCTAAGTATATTGCCAAGATACTATTCATTAATGTCTCGGTAATCGGCTTTCTGTCGGTACACTTTACAGCGATGGCTTCTGTATGTTATCGACATTTTAATATGCCATATTTATCTACAATGTTATGT
The nucleotide sequence above comes from Rhipicephalus sanguineus isolate Rsan-2018 chromosome 8, BIME_Rsan_1.4, whole genome shotgun sequence. Encoded proteins:
- the LOC119401584 gene encoding pancreas transcription factor 1 subunit alpha, which gives rise to MASVLPSPPSSDDHLTTAGFFSHVPAWTTTTMLPGLCRSSRDFDCRPCTPETPDDSSSRDSDSGCSPNHVLKDDGSVLQDPCATVTSSSASSPKSAYKHVPHREKPPHLVARRNARERRRVQAVNNAFCRLRKCVPVENRAKRLSKVKTLHRAIEYIQALQHLLTEADKAVTSSTTTPEVCTPNAIYQETPAPVCDKENDASQRWITLENASVCGTESYSSYLNFYEEYGITLAS